The following proteins are co-located in the Pseudomonas cavernae genome:
- the yihA gene encoding ribosome biogenesis GTP-binding protein YihA/YsxC, giving the protein MSVKNPILGLCQQASFLISAAKVDQCPDDSGLEVAFAGRSNAGKSSALNTLTHANLARTSKTPGRTQLLNFFRLDDERRLVDLPGYGYAKVPIPLKQHWQRHLEAYLGSRESLAGLILLMDIRHPLTEFDCMMLDWSVASGMPMHILLTKADKLAFGAAKNALLKVRQDLHRGWGEAASLQLFSAPKRLGIDEAQTVLARWLQLEDTPAAEAEG; this is encoded by the coding sequence ATGTCTGTGAAAAATCCGATTCTTGGCCTGTGCCAACAAGCCTCCTTCCTGATCAGTGCCGCCAAGGTCGATCAGTGCCCGGACGACAGCGGCCTGGAAGTGGCCTTCGCCGGCCGCTCCAACGCCGGCAAGTCCAGCGCCCTGAATACCCTGACCCACGCCAACCTGGCGCGCACCTCGAAAACCCCGGGGCGCACCCAGTTGCTGAACTTCTTCCGCCTCGACGACGAGCGCCGCCTGGTCGACCTGCCGGGTTACGGCTACGCCAAGGTGCCGATCCCGCTGAAGCAGCACTGGCAGCGCCATCTGGAGGCCTATCTGGGCAGCCGCGAGAGCCTGGCCGGGCTGATCCTGCTGATGGATATCCGCCATCCGCTGACCGAATTCGACTGCATGATGCTCGACTGGTCGGTGGCCAGCGGCATGCCCATGCACATCCTGCTGACCAAGGCCGACAAGCTGGCCTTCGGTGCGGCCAAGAACGCGCTGCTCAAGGTGCGCCAGGATCTGCACAGGGGCTGGGGCGAGGCGGCGAGCCTGCAGCTGTTCTCGGCGCCCAAGCGCCTGGGCATCGACGAGGCGCAGACGGTGTTGGCGCGCTGGCTGCAGCTGGAGGACACGCCGGCGGCAGAGGCCGAGGGCTGA
- a CDS encoding c-type cytochrome, whose protein sequence is MKLSLLAATSILLACSAQAAQDPEAVFSRACGACHAGQLPMAPKQGDTAAWKPRLDQGMDTLVQRVTTGFNAMPPGGLCTDCSAADYQAVIEWMAR, encoded by the coding sequence ATGAAATTGTCGCTGCTCGCAGCCACTAGCATACTGTTGGCCTGCAGTGCCCAGGCTGCCCAGGACCCGGAAGCGGTGTTCAGCCGTGCCTGTGGCGCCTGTCATGCTGGGCAGCTGCCGATGGCGCCGAAACAAGGCGACACGGCGGCCTGGAAGCCGCGCCTGGACCAGGGCATGGACACCCTGGTGCAGCGCGTCACCACTGGTTTCAATGCCATGCCGCCTGGCGGTTTGTGCACCGACTGTAGCGCCGCGGACTATCAGGCCGTCATCGAGTGGATGGCCCGTTAA